A DNA window from Shewanella baltica contains the following coding sequences:
- a CDS encoding zinc-dependent metalloprotease, with protein MKPQSLALALSIALLGFPTVTVAAAAPSAKIIKQSQEAKGFLNLYYEESQGELYLEVNRLNQPFLLVTSLPQGVGSNDIGLDRGQLGQTRMVQFERQGPYILLKQLNTQYRANTTDAAEQRAVAEAFADSVLWQGKVIEGKPDLVAINDLVLNDLHGVSSVLQQTEQGNYRLDLSRSVILPKGIKSFEKNADVDVQLTFKGDVAGAQVAQVTPDGTLMSVRMRYSFVELPDTDYQPRAYHPMSGYLSDEYQDYATPFDQPLVQRFILRHRLQKVHPGPAPSEVVKPITYYLDPGVPEPMRSALLDGARWWETAFTRAGFINGFKVELLPVDADPQDIRYNMIQWVHRATRGWSYGAALTDPRTGEIIKGQVTLGSLRVRQDYLIAKGLTAGWQDRLAAEKAATALSLARIRQLAAHEVGHTLGLDHNFAASTNQDASVMDYPHPKILLKGNDIDISAPYTTGVGPWDDFAIAYGYSEQGDARTQQALQVDLLADVAKRGLRYIGEADSRQKDASQAYASLWDSGDDPIEQLGKLDNIRTKAIAGFSSAALLPNEPLGELADAFAPIYLLTRYQIDAVAKFIGGTDYNYQSIGEGSRWSYIAPQLQLTGLDALLKTLDAASLTVPQILLDSLVPKAGNYHATRESFDSGLGAINDPLGMAEVFSRHTVSLLLMPKRLNRVSQASMADSEQLSVTTLLDKLFAATLYQEDKLGLVEGVWMRVNAVVIDEVLATLHDPQTSPEVRAAINDRAQFVIKQLKAKSNRANASLAAHYTWLQQGLAAGLTDAKVKLISKPLTLPPGSPI; from the coding sequence ATGAAACCCCAAAGTTTAGCCTTAGCCCTATCCATAGCGCTATTAGGATTTCCCACCGTTACCGTCGCAGCAGCCGCGCCTAGCGCCAAGATCATTAAGCAAAGCCAAGAGGCGAAAGGGTTTCTTAATCTCTATTACGAGGAGTCTCAGGGAGAGTTATACCTTGAGGTCAATCGCTTAAATCAGCCTTTTCTCTTGGTCACTAGTTTGCCGCAGGGCGTAGGTTCGAACGACATTGGTCTCGATCGCGGCCAACTGGGTCAGACCCGCATGGTGCAGTTTGAACGCCAAGGCCCCTATATTTTACTCAAGCAACTCAATACCCAATATCGTGCTAATACGACTGACGCTGCCGAGCAAAGAGCGGTTGCAGAAGCCTTTGCCGATTCTGTGTTATGGCAGGGCAAAGTGATAGAAGGCAAGCCCGATCTGGTGGCGATCAACGATCTGGTGCTCAATGATTTACACGGCGTATCTTCCGTATTGCAACAAACAGAGCAGGGCAATTATCGGCTGGATCTGAGCCGTTCTGTCATCCTACCCAAAGGGATAAAATCCTTTGAGAAAAATGCCGATGTGGATGTGCAACTCACCTTTAAAGGCGATGTCGCAGGCGCACAGGTCGCACAGGTAACCCCCGACGGCACCTTAATGTCGGTGCGGATGCGTTATTCCTTTGTTGAGCTTCCCGATACTGATTACCAGCCGCGGGCTTATCATCCTATGAGCGGCTATTTGTCAGATGAATATCAAGACTATGCGACGCCCTTTGACCAACCTTTAGTGCAGCGTTTTATCCTGCGCCACCGTTTACAGAAAGTGCATCCAGGCCCAGCGCCAAGTGAAGTCGTTAAACCTATTACTTATTATCTCGATCCCGGTGTGCCAGAGCCGATGCGTTCGGCCTTGCTCGATGGCGCGCGCTGGTGGGAGACGGCTTTTACTCGCGCCGGATTTATTAACGGCTTTAAAGTTGAGTTATTGCCGGTAGATGCCGATCCGCAGGATATTCGCTACAACATGATCCAATGGGTGCACAGGGCGACGCGGGGTTGGTCCTATGGCGCCGCACTGACCGATCCACGCACTGGTGAAATCATTAAGGGTCAAGTCACGCTCGGCAGCTTGCGTGTGCGTCAGGATTACTTGATTGCTAAAGGCTTAACCGCAGGCTGGCAGGATAGACTGGCGGCCGAGAAAGCGGCGACAGCCTTATCGCTGGCGCGTATTCGCCAACTGGCCGCCCATGAAGTCGGCCATACCTTAGGGCTAGATCATAACTTTGCCGCTTCGACAAATCAGGATGCCTCTGTGATGGATTATCCCCATCCGAAAATCCTGCTAAAGGGCAATGATATTGATATTTCAGCACCTTACACTACAGGTGTTGGCCCTTGGGATGATTTTGCTATCGCCTATGGTTATAGCGAACAAGGTGATGCCCGTACCCAACAAGCACTGCAAGTCGACTTACTGGCCGATGTGGCGAAACGTGGCTTACGTTATATCGGTGAGGCCGATTCTCGCCAAAAGGATGCGAGTCAGGCCTATGCCAGTTTGTGGGATAGTGGTGACGATCCGATCGAGCAACTAGGTAAGCTCGACAACATTCGCACTAAGGCGATTGCGGGTTTCTCTAGTGCGGCTTTGTTACCCAATGAGCCACTGGGCGAGCTAGCGGATGCCTTTGCGCCAATTTATTTGCTGACGCGTTATCAAATCGATGCGGTTGCTAAGTTTATTGGCGGCACTGACTATAACTATCAATCCATAGGTGAAGGCAGCCGCTGGAGCTATATTGCGCCGCAGTTGCAGTTAACAGGTTTAGACGCACTGCTTAAAACCTTAGATGCGGCGAGTTTAACTGTGCCGCAAATCTTGCTCGACAGTTTAGTGCCAAAGGCGGGGAATTATCATGCTACGCGGGAATCCTTCGACTCAGGTTTAGGCGCAATTAACGATCCTCTCGGTATGGCTGAAGTATTTAGCCGTCATACCGTGAGCTTGCTATTGATGCCTAAACGTTTGAATCGTGTCAGCCAAGCATCCATGGCGGATAGCGAGCAGTTATCGGTGACGACATTACTGGATAAGTTATTCGCGGCGACCTTGTATCAAGAGGACAAGCTTGGGCTGGTCGAAGGCGTGTGGATGCGAGTGAACGCTGTGGTGATTGATGAAGTGCTGGCAACGTTGCACGATCCTCAAACCTCACCAGAGGTGAGGGCTGCGATCAACGATCGCGCTCAGTTTGTGATTAAGCAATTGAAAGCGAAGTCGAATCGAGCGAATGCAAGTCTTGCGGCCCATTATACTTGGTTGCAACAGGGTCTGGCTGCGGGCTTAACCGATGCTAAGGTTAAGCTGATTTCTAAGCCATTGACCTTACCGCCGGGATCGCCGATTTAA
- a CDS encoding PhoH family protein — protein MEQDDRKLFVLDTNVLLHEPLAIYSFKEHDVVIPMTVLEELDQIKDRKSDVSRDARVAIRALEDTLGGETTPEQIINGVPLPSREGHADAVGSLSIFPDHLVDFTLGALPGDGNDNRIINTALHLQNLHQPRTVVLVTKDINMRLKAKGAGIQLVEDYRTDQLIDDIRFLSKGFYQFEGNFWEHLNKVSTERHGRHTVHEVPLKDLENDKFYINQYLIDTESDFCGRVTERTDTHLHILDLGRERVKNLEAWGVKPKNVYQGMALQALLDPDIDLVILTGPAGCGKTLLAMAAALELVVERNRYDKVIVTRNTPEIAESIGFLPGTEEEKMMPWLAAITDTLEVLHKNDVNPTGSMNYIMEKANIQFKSINFMRGRSIQNSIVLLDECQNLTASQIKTMITRMGEGTKLICCGNLAQIDSNYLTAVTSGLTYIVERFKDFEGSANVYLNGVVRSRLAEYAEEHL, from the coding sequence ATGGAACAAGACGACAGAAAGTTGTTTGTACTGGATACCAATGTGTTACTACATGAACCTTTGGCGATCTATTCGTTTAAAGAGCACGATGTGGTCATTCCTATGACAGTGCTAGAAGAGTTGGACCAGATTAAAGATCGAAAGAGTGATGTGAGTCGGGATGCTAGAGTTGCCATCAGGGCATTGGAAGATACCCTAGGCGGTGAAACCACCCCAGAACAGATTATCAATGGTGTCCCTTTGCCCAGCCGAGAGGGTCATGCCGATGCGGTCGGTTCGCTCTCAATCTTCCCTGACCACCTTGTCGATTTTACCTTAGGCGCCCTGCCGGGAGATGGAAACGACAATCGCATTATTAACACCGCCCTACATCTGCAAAACCTGCATCAACCCCGTACCGTTGTTTTAGTCACCAAAGATATCAATATGCGCCTCAAAGCTAAGGGCGCGGGCATTCAATTGGTTGAAGATTATCGAACTGACCAGTTGATCGATGACATTCGCTTCCTCAGCAAAGGTTTTTACCAGTTCGAAGGTAATTTTTGGGAGCACTTGAATAAGGTCTCCACCGAGCGCCATGGTAGACACACAGTGCATGAAGTGCCGCTCAAAGATCTCGAAAATGATAAGTTTTACATCAACCAATACCTTATCGACACTGAGTCTGATTTTTGCGGTCGCGTTACCGAGCGCACTGACACCCATCTGCACATTTTAGATCTTGGTCGTGAGCGAGTGAAAAACCTCGAAGCGTGGGGCGTTAAACCTAAAAACGTCTATCAAGGTATGGCGCTGCAAGCATTGCTCGATCCCGATATCGATCTGGTGATCTTAACCGGCCCCGCCGGTTGCGGTAAAACCTTGCTCGCCATGGCGGCGGCGTTGGAACTTGTGGTCGAGCGTAATCGCTACGACAAAGTGATCGTTACCCGTAACACCCCAGAAATCGCCGAATCTATCGGCTTCTTGCCCGGCACCGAAGAGGAGAAGATGATGCCGTGGCTGGCCGCCATTACTGACACGCTCGAAGTGCTGCACAAGAATGATGTTAATCCCACGGGCAGCATGAACTACATCATGGAGAAGGCTAACATTCAGTTTAAGTCGATCAACTTTATGCGTGGGCGTTCGATCCAAAACTCCATCGTGCTACTGGATGAATGTCAAAACCTCACCGCATCGCAGATCAAAACCATGATCACCCGTATGGGCGAGGGCACAAAGCTGATTTGTTGCGGTAACTTAGCGCAAATCGACTCTAACTACTTAACCGCAGTAACCTCAGGTTTAACCTACATTGTTGAACGTTTTAAAGACTTTGAAGGCAGCGCCAACGTGTATCTCAATGGCGTGGTGCGTTCACGCTTAGCGGAATACGCCGAAGAGCATCTCTAA
- the rapA gene encoding RNA polymerase-associated protein RapA, whose translation MPFALGQRWISDTESELGLGTVVQVEGRMVTVLFPATGENRMFSRAEAPLTRVIYNPGDSVESHEGWSLAVSELTEKDGIVIYHGIHSETGEQVTLRETLLNHNIRFNKPQDRLFAGQIDRLDRFGVRYQCQMLRHKLASSDLLGLQGPRVGLIPHQMWIAHEVGRRYAPRVLLADEVGLGKTIEAGLIIHQQLLTGRAERILIIVPDTLRHQWLVEMLRRFNLRFSVFDEDRCVEAYADHDNPFYTEQLVICSLELLRKKKRLDQALDADWDLLVVDEAHHLEWTEEAPSRAYQVVEALSEVIPGVLLLTATPDQLGHESHFARLRLLDPDRFYDYDAFLAEEDSYKDVAIAAEALAGNAKVPDAAINSLTELLGEKDISPSIRLIQADGIDAEVQQAARSELLQELLDRHGTGRVLYRNSRASVKGFPKRFFNAYPHAMPDQYQTAARVSGMMGGHKSLEAKAAQALSPEKLYQEFEDNSASWWKFDPRVDWLIEFLKSHRSKKVLIIASQAETALSLEEALRTREGIQATVFHEGMSIIERDKAGAYFAQEEGGAQALICSEIGSEGRNFQFASHLVLFDLPLNPDLLEQRIGRLDRIGQKNDIQIHLPYLEDTAQERLMQWYHQGLNAFELTCPSGHVLYSEFAEDLLNVLVVDDSDELTNLLNHTQSRYKELKHAMEQGRDKLLEINSHGGEKAMAIVQRLAQNDGDTHLIGSVIRLWDIIGVDQEDKGENSIILRPSEHMMFPTYPGLPEDGVTVTFDRDTALSRDDIALITQEHPLVQTGLDLITGSETGTTSVAILKNKALPAGTLFLELIYMADASAPKSSQLYRYLPPTPIRVLLDKNGNDLSAKVDYASFDKQLSAVNRHIGGKLVTASQPILHPLFAKGEEYAQVVVDEMVAQAREKMTQQLSAELSRLESLKAVNPNIREEELEYLRNQMQELNTYLDASQLQLDAIRMVLVSHV comes from the coding sequence ATGCCGTTCGCCTTAGGTCAACGTTGGATAAGTGATACCGAGTCAGAGCTTGGTTTAGGAACTGTGGTTCAAGTAGAAGGCCGTATGGTCACTGTTTTATTCCCTGCCACGGGTGAGAATCGCATGTTCTCCCGAGCAGAAGCCCCTCTGACACGCGTTATATACAATCCCGGCGATTCGGTTGAAAGCCATGAAGGCTGGAGCCTTGCGGTCAGCGAGTTGACCGAGAAAGACGGGATAGTGATCTATCACGGCATTCACAGTGAGACAGGCGAGCAAGTTACCCTGCGTGAAACCCTGCTGAACCACAATATTCGTTTCAATAAACCCCAAGACCGTTTATTCGCCGGCCAAATCGATCGCCTCGACCGTTTTGGTGTGCGTTATCAGTGCCAAATGTTGCGCCACAAACTGGCCTCATCGGATTTGCTTGGTCTGCAAGGTCCACGCGTTGGACTTATTCCGCATCAAATGTGGATTGCCCATGAAGTCGGTCGTCGCTATGCACCGCGTGTACTGCTGGCCGACGAAGTGGGCTTAGGTAAAACCATTGAAGCGGGTCTGATTATTCACCAACAACTGCTGACCGGCCGCGCCGAACGTATCCTGATTATCGTGCCCGATACTCTGCGCCATCAGTGGTTAGTGGAAATGCTGCGCCGCTTTAACCTGCGTTTTTCAGTATTTGATGAAGATCGTTGCGTGGAAGCCTATGCCGATCACGACAATCCTTTCTACACAGAACAATTAGTGATTTGTTCACTCGAATTACTGCGTAAGAAAAAACGTCTCGATCAAGCCCTAGATGCCGATTGGGATCTGTTAGTGGTTGACGAAGCTCACCACTTAGAATGGACCGAAGAAGCGCCAAGCCGCGCCTATCAAGTGGTTGAGGCATTAAGCGAAGTGATCCCAGGCGTTTTACTGTTAACCGCAACGCCGGATCAACTTGGCCATGAAAGTCACTTCGCCCGTTTGCGTCTGCTCGATCCGGATCGTTTCTACGATTACGATGCCTTCCTAGCCGAAGAAGACAGCTATAAAGACGTCGCCATTGCCGCTGAAGCGCTAGCTGGCAACGCTAAAGTACCCGACGCCGCCATCAACAGCTTGACCGAATTACTGGGCGAGAAAGACATCAGCCCAAGTATTCGTTTAATCCAAGCCGACGGCATTGATGCTGAAGTACAGCAAGCCGCCCGCAGCGAATTACTGCAAGAATTACTCGACCGTCACGGTACTGGCCGCGTCTTGTACCGCAACAGTCGTGCCTCGGTAAAAGGCTTCCCTAAGCGTTTCTTTAACGCTTACCCACACGCCATGCCAGATCAATATCAAACTGCCGCACGCGTCAGCGGCATGATGGGCGGACACAAGTCATTAGAGGCGAAAGCGGCGCAAGCCCTGAGTCCTGAAAAACTGTATCAAGAATTTGAAGATAACAGCGCCAGTTGGTGGAAGTTTGATCCCCGTGTGGATTGGTTAATTGAGTTCTTAAAATCACACCGCAGCAAAAAAGTGCTGATCATCGCCAGCCAAGCGGAAACCGCCCTGAGCTTAGAAGAAGCCCTGCGCACCCGCGAAGGGATTCAAGCGACGGTATTCCACGAAGGCATGTCGATTATCGAGCGCGATAAAGCCGGCGCTTACTTTGCTCAAGAGGAAGGCGGCGCACAGGCACTGATCTGTTCTGAAATTGGTTCTGAAGGCCGTAACTTCCAGTTTGCCAGTCACTTAGTCCTGTTCGATCTGCCGCTAAACCCAGATCTATTGGAACAGCGCATCGGTCGTTTAGATCGTATCGGCCAGAAAAATGATATCCAAATTCACTTGCCGTACCTTGAAGACACCGCCCAAGAACGTTTGATGCAGTGGTATCACCAAGGGCTAAATGCCTTCGAACTGACTTGTCCGAGTGGCCACGTGCTTTACAGTGAATTTGCCGAAGATCTGTTAAACGTGCTTGTGGTTGATGACAGCGACGAGCTGACAAACCTGCTCAATCACACCCAGAGCCGTTATAAAGAACTCAAGCACGCCATGGAGCAAGGCCGCGACAAACTGCTGGAAATCAACTCACACGGCGGCGAGAAGGCAATGGCTATCGTCCAACGCCTCGCCCAGAATGATGGTGATACCCATTTGATCGGTTCAGTGATCCGTCTGTGGGATATTATCGGTGTCGATCAAGAAGATAAGGGTGAAAACTCGATCATTCTGCGTCCAAGCGAACACATGATGTTCCCAACCTACCCTGGCTTGCCAGAAGATGGCGTGACTGTGACCTTCGACCGTGACACAGCGTTATCTCGCGATGATATTGCGCTGATCACCCAAGAGCACCCACTGGTACAAACGGGGCTAGATCTGATCACAGGTTCAGAAACCGGCACCACCAGCGTCGCGATTCTGAAGAATAAAGCCCTGCCTGCAGGTACCTTATTCTTAGAACTCATCTACATGGCCGATGCTTCTGCACCTAAGTCGAGCCAGTTGTATCGTTATTTACCACCGACACCCATTCGCGTGTTGCTGGATAAAAATGGTAACGACCTGTCGGCTAAAGTGGATTACGCCAGTTTCGATAAGCAATTGAGCGCGGTGAATCGTCACATTGGCGGCAAGTTAGTCACCGCATCTCAGCCAATTCTGCATCCGTTATTTGCTAAGGGTGAGGAATATGCTCAAGTGGTTGTGGATGAAATGGTCGCCCAAGCCAGAGAGAAAATGACTCAGCAACTGAGCGCAGAGCTAAGTCGTTTAGAGTCACTCAAGGCGGTGAACCCCAATATCCGTGAGGAAGAATTGGAATACCTGCGCAATCAGATGCAAGAGTTAAACACTTATCTGGATGCCAGCCAGTTACAACTCGATGCGATCCGTATGGTGCTCGTTAGCCACGTATAG
- a CDS encoding response regulator encodes MKSSEPDLQLKSPIQKNYNRAVFYTYIGVIVMSLLTAWMFFDRQKAQQMEQREEQVQRHVLQIDLLLESSIRAVKSLRNVAVDHLRLGELVRKERLPQYGKFNESGQYFTLEPSYAQSGEPFTNMGRITGAGSLDGRSDKFYQELEMLFELSLSFPVAKEAAPKASAIYYLSKRRIMSYFPWSNDDQRFRDELLNKKQFQYATPAMNPQRSVFWSEAYVDSTGKGLLTTLGVPVYLDDEFIGSINLDMTLASLARQIRVYFKMPGTVILLDQQNNILSHSDFDSSDINRVYHISQRIPSELHSLPESELFDAHDGIIRNGYYIHSVALHNAPWRLLYLQDEDDLFQDSWEKLQLTFILVVIALSVLVTIVHWQTRRSFVSPASRLLSHLEGCSQEPRKPPEKITRGWEPWFLLVSRIFEENKQYTHHLAEQNKRLDKLVARRTERLKDTTERREREYALLRSLLDSIPEAIVFKDKEGNYLGCNKAAERMLGYTESEMIGLSSEDLTSPEMGIRIRAEDEQVLKDRTPLRYQEKVELAGKPVLLDTLKLPFYNRRGELQGLIAVWRDVTREYESAEQLRLSEERYHLAMDAVEDGLWDWYLDSEQIICNPAYYSMLGYKTNEFPALVSTIDELSHPDDRIRVEEYRAQYLADPVGAYEIEFRMLGKNGGYHWVLSRGRVVEFTAEGQPKRMLGTHKDITRHKSNEVALLEAKQDAELANLYKSEFLANMSHEIRTPMNAIIGMLQLAQRTSLTAQQKDYLEKAGFSAQSLLRIINDILDFSKIEAGKLELERVPFPLDKVLDHALDLNALKAQEQGVELLLYAPVTAGLILKGDPLRLGQVLINLLSNAVKFTQSGEIELGCEDVGERDHRITLKFWVRDTGIGIGKDQQDKLFDAFAQADGSTTRKYGGTGLGLSISKHLVSMMGGKMQVQSELGVGSTFSFTISFEIAEAAKIEPFVVPEKLNSLRTLVVDDNPTALQIYSTLMRDFHFEVDTAASGAEALYKLSRAPIDLLLLDWMMPEMDGSDVVSAIDTMVAEGRLAKRPVIIMMTAYAAEPLQHEVDSANVFAVLQKPFKASSLFDEIIAAFADEPRLNVVQPMVEVQVEDGEHTGLVLLVEDNFINQQVATELLKSAGYEVVLAGNGQVALDTIDSRPFDAVLMDIQMPVMDGLTAARALRERFSADELPIIAMTAHAMSGDREKSLAAGMNAHITKPIVLNELFETLNHWIKHKNQHQNR; translated from the coding sequence ATGAAATCGAGTGAGCCGGATCTGCAACTAAAATCGCCGATCCAGAAGAACTACAACCGTGCCGTTTTTTATACGTACATTGGCGTTATCGTCATGTCTTTGTTGACCGCATGGATGTTTTTCGACCGCCAAAAAGCGCAGCAGATGGAACAGCGTGAAGAACAGGTTCAGCGCCATGTTCTGCAAATCGATTTGCTACTCGAGTCGAGCATTAGAGCGGTAAAAAGCTTACGTAACGTCGCCGTGGATCATTTGCGCTTAGGCGAACTCGTCCGTAAAGAACGTTTACCCCAATACGGTAAATTCAACGAAAGCGGCCAGTATTTTACCTTAGAACCTAGCTACGCCCAGAGCGGTGAGCCTTTTACTAACATGGGTAGGATCACTGGCGCAGGTTCCCTCGATGGCCGCAGCGACAAGTTCTATCAAGAGCTTGAGATGTTGTTTGAGCTGTCGCTGTCATTCCCCGTCGCCAAAGAAGCCGCGCCGAAAGCCTCGGCAATTTATTACCTGTCAAAACGTAGGATCATGTCCTATTTCCCTTGGTCTAATGACGATCAACGTTTTAGGGACGAATTACTCAACAAGAAACAGTTCCAATACGCCACCCCGGCAATGAACCCGCAGCGCAGTGTGTTTTGGAGCGAAGCCTATGTCGACTCCACGGGCAAAGGCTTATTGACCACTTTAGGTGTGCCCGTTTATTTGGACGATGAGTTCATTGGCTCAATTAACTTAGACATGACGCTTGCCTCGTTAGCACGGCAAATTCGGGTCTACTTTAAGATGCCGGGCACAGTGATTTTGCTCGACCAACAGAACAATATTTTATCCCACAGCGATTTTGATAGCTCAGACATCAATCGGGTTTATCACATCAGCCAACGTATTCCCTCTGAGCTGCATTCTTTGCCTGAGTCGGAATTGTTCGATGCCCACGATGGCATCATCCGCAACGGCTATTACATCCATTCGGTTGCCCTGCATAACGCGCCTTGGCGTTTACTGTATTTGCAGGATGAAGACGACCTATTCCAAGACTCGTGGGAAAAACTGCAGCTGACCTTTATTTTAGTGGTTATCGCCCTGTCTGTGTTGGTGACGATAGTGCATTGGCAGACGCGTCGATCTTTTGTGAGCCCTGCCTCGCGACTACTGTCGCACCTTGAGGGTTGCTCGCAAGAGCCGCGTAAGCCACCGGAGAAAATCACCCGCGGCTGGGAACCTTGGTTCTTGCTGGTGAGTCGGATTTTTGAGGAAAACAAACAATATACCCACCATTTAGCGGAGCAGAATAAGCGGCTCGATAAGCTAGTGGCGCGGCGTACTGAACGCTTAAAAGACACCACAGAGCGGCGTGAGCGCGAATATGCGTTACTGCGATCCCTGCTTGATTCGATTCCCGAGGCCATTGTCTTTAAAGATAAAGAAGGCAACTATTTAGGTTGTAACAAGGCGGCTGAACGCATGCTGGGTTACACAGAGAGCGAGATGATAGGTTTATCATCTGAGGATCTGACCTCGCCAGAAATGGGCATTCGTATCCGCGCCGAAGACGAACAAGTCTTAAAAGATCGCACGCCGCTGCGCTACCAAGAAAAGGTTGAGCTTGCGGGTAAACCTGTGTTGCTCGATACCCTTAAACTGCCTTTCTATAATCGCCGCGGCGAATTGCAGGGTCTGATTGCCGTGTGGCGTGATGTGACGCGCGAATACGAGTCCGCCGAACAATTGCGCCTGTCCGAAGAGCGTTATCACTTAGCTATGGATGCGGTGGAGGATGGCCTGTGGGATTGGTATTTAGACTCTGAACAGATCATTTGTAACCCAGCGTATTATTCTATGCTGGGTTATAAAACCAATGAATTCCCAGCTCTTGTGTCGACGATTGATGAATTATCCCATCCCGACGATCGGATTCGCGTTGAGGAATACCGTGCTCAATATTTAGCGGACCCTGTCGGCGCTTACGAAATCGAATTCCGTATGTTAGGTAAAAATGGCGGCTATCACTGGGTGTTATCCCGTGGCCGTGTGGTGGAGTTCACCGCCGAAGGTCAGCCTAAGCGTATGCTCGGTACCCATAAGGATATTACCCGCCATAAGAGTAACGAAGTGGCGCTTTTGGAAGCCAAGCAAGACGCCGAATTAGCTAACCTCTACAAGAGTGAATTCTTGGCCAACATGAGCCATGAGATCCGCACGCCGATGAATGCCATTATCGGTATGTTGCAGTTGGCACAGCGCACCTCGTTAACGGCGCAGCAGAAAGATTACCTCGAAAAAGCTGGTTTCTCGGCGCAATCGCTGCTGAGGATTATTAACGATATTCTCGACTTCTCTAAAATTGAGGCGGGTAAGTTGGAGCTTGAGCGGGTGCCATTCCCGCTGGATAAAGTGCTCGATCATGCCCTCGATCTCAATGCGCTCAAGGCACAGGAACAGGGCGTTGAGTTACTCTTGTATGCCCCAGTGACTGCGGGACTCATTCTTAAGGGCGATCCACTGCGTTTAGGCCAAGTGCTGATTAACTTGTTATCTAATGCGGTGAAATTTACCCAATCTGGCGAAATTGAGCTGGGTTGTGAAGATGTCGGCGAGCGCGATCATCGCATTACCTTGAAATTCTGGGTGCGCGATACCGGTATCGGCATAGGTAAAGATCAGCAGGATAAGTTGTTCGATGCCTTTGCCCAAGCCGACGGTTCAACCACCCGCAAATACGGTGGCACTGGCTTAGGTTTATCGATCAGCAAGCATCTGGTGTCTATGATGGGCGGTAAGATGCAAGTGCAGAGTGAGCTTGGGGTCGGCAGTACTTTTAGCTTTACCATCAGCTTTGAGATTGCCGAAGCCGCTAAGATTGAGCCTTTCGTCGTGCCCGAAAAACTCAATAGTTTACGCACCTTAGTCGTTGACGATAACCCGACTGCACTGCAAATTTATTCGACCTTGATGCGAGATTTCCACTTCGAAGTCGATACTGCCGCTAGCGGGGCCGAAGCGCTGTATAAACTGTCGCGGGCGCCAATCGATCTGTTATTGCTCGACTGGATGATGCCAGAAATGGACGGCAGTGATGTGGTCAGCGCCATAGATACTATGGTCGCAGAAGGCCGCTTAGCGAAACGGCCGGTGATTATTATGATGACGGCCTATGCAGCAGAGCCTTTGCAGCATGAAGTTGATAGTGCCAATGTGTTCGCCGTACTGCAAAAACCCTTCAAGGCATCGAGTCTGTTCGATGAGATCATTGCCGCCTTTGCCGATGAGCCGAGATTGAATGTGGTTCAGCCTATGGTTGAAGTCCAAGTTGAAGACGGCGAACACACAGGTTTAGTGCTGCTGGTGGAAGATAATTTTATCAATCAGCAAGTGGCGACTGAACTCCTTAAAAGTGCAGGCTATGAAGTGGTGCTGGCCGGCAATGGCCAAGTGGCGCTGGATACCATCGACTCGCGGCCGTTTGATGCTGTGTTAATGGATATTCAAATGCCAGTGATGGACGGGTTAACGGCTGCAAGGGCATTGCGTGAGCGTTTTAGTGCCGATGAACTGCCCATTATTGCCATGACAGCCCATGCCATGTCGGGCGACAGGGAGAAGAGTTTAGCGGCGGGGATGAATGCCCACATTACTAAACCCATAGTGCTCAACGAATTATTTGAAACATTAAATCACTGGATCAAACATAAGAATCAGCATCAGAATCGTTAA